From the genome of Candidatus Equadaptatus faecalis:
AATAGTAAGCCAATGAAACCGTCAGTTTATATACTTGCAAACGGCAGAAACGGAACGATATACGTAGGCACTACGTCAAACCTTGCACGGCGCATAACACAACATAAATCAGACGAAACGGAAGGTTTTACGCAAAAATATTCAGTACACAGACTTGTTTGGTACGAATTTCACGAAACAATGCAGGACGCAATAGCGGCAGAGAAAAAAATAAAAAACAGGGACAG
Proteins encoded in this window:
- a CDS encoding GIY-YIG nuclease family protein; its protein translation is MKPSVYILANGRNGTIYVGTTSNLARRITQHKSDETEGFTQKYSVHRLVWYEFHETMQDAIAAEKKIKNRDRKFKTELIEKSNPYWNDLSEETEDLN